Proteins encoded within one genomic window of Salipaludibacillus agaradhaerens:
- a CDS encoding chemotaxis protein CheD yields MGEVVKVGMADLNIAKPPQTIRTSGLGSCVGIILYDEKVNVSGMAHIMLPDSSYARAGVLNRAKYADTAINDLMDILSKEGVAKYRIKAKIAGGAQMFKFSSNNEAMRIGPRNVEAVKQILEKLKIPIIYEDVGGSSGRTIEFDPMTGLLEIRTVNKGVVQV; encoded by the coding sequence ATGGGTGAGGTAGTGAAAGTGGGGATGGCTGACTTAAATATTGCTAAACCCCCTCAAACCATTCGGACGTCTGGTTTAGGTTCGTGTGTAGGTATCATTCTCTATGATGAAAAAGTAAATGTTTCGGGCATGGCTCATATTATGTTGCCAGATTCCTCATATGCACGTGCAGGCGTATTGAATCGTGCAAAATATGCGGATACAGCCATAAACGACTTAATGGATATTTTGTCGAAAGAAGGAGTGGCGAAATATCGGATAAAAGCGAAAATCGCAGGAGGAGCCCAAATGTTTAAATTTTCATCTAATAATGAAGCGATGAGAATTGGGCCACGTAATGTGGAGGCTGTTAAACAAATCCTTGAAAAATTAAAAATACCAATTATTTATGAGGATGTAGGAGGAAGTAGTGGGCGGACGATTGAATTTGATCCAATGACCGGCCTCCTGGAGATTAGAACCGTTAATAAAGGTGTGGTTCAAGTATGA
- a CDS encoding chemotaxis protein CheW, which yields MSEAVMDDMKVIVFQLKDEEYGVEVEQVRSIERVQHITRVPSTPDFVEGVINLRGVVTPIIDLRKRFSIEGIDHSETTRVIIVTVGNMEVGLVVDAANDVIDIPKSAVEPPPEVVGGLEAEYIRGVAKLEKRLLILLNLDKVLNAEEMNELQEIEGPVK from the coding sequence ATGAGTGAAGCAGTCATGGATGACATGAAAGTCATTGTATTTCAATTGAAAGATGAAGAGTATGGTGTAGAAGTTGAACAAGTTCGGTCCATCGAAAGAGTCCAACATATTACGAGGGTTCCTAGTACACCTGATTTTGTTGAAGGAGTTATTAATCTCCGTGGGGTTGTCACACCGATTATTGATTTAAGGAAGCGATTTAGTATTGAAGGAATTGACCATTCAGAAACAACACGGGTGATCATCGTGACAGTAGGAAATATGGAAGTTGGTTTAGTCGTTGATGCAGCAAATGACGTGATTGACATTCCGAAAAGTGCTGTTGAACCACCTCCTGAAGTTGTTGGTGGTCTAGAAGCCGAATATATTCGTGGTGTGGCAAAACTAGAAAAAAGGTTATTGATTTTACTTAACCTTGATAAAGTTTTGAACGCTGAAGAAATGAATGAATTACAAGAGATTGAAGGGCCAGTTAAATGA
- a CDS encoding isoprenyl transferase, producing the protein MLNKLRGHLKSVQNDPESMDQLTEENFPKHIAIIMDGNGRWAKKRGLPRVAGHREGMSVVRKIVRHANKLGVSILTLYAFSTENWKRPKTEVDFLMRLPERFLKAELPTLIKENVVVRITGDRHNLPDYTKRAVDEAVATTASNTGLVLNFALNYGSRSEIIDGMKSLFQDVQDGKLAIEDLSEASFSKHLMTAGLDDPDLLIRTSGELRLSNFMLWQLAYSEFWFTDVLWPDFSQEHLEEAIKVYQKRQRRYGGV; encoded by the coding sequence ATGCTTAATAAGTTAAGAGGACATCTTAAAAGCGTCCAGAATGATCCAGAGTCAATGGATCAGTTGACAGAAGAAAATTTTCCAAAACATATAGCGATTATTATGGATGGAAATGGTCGGTGGGCTAAAAAACGTGGGTTACCGAGAGTGGCAGGCCATCGTGAGGGAATGAGTGTCGTCAGAAAAATTGTTAGACACGCTAATAAATTAGGAGTGTCTATTTTGACACTCTATGCTTTCTCTACGGAAAATTGGAAACGACCGAAAACCGAGGTTGATTTTTTAATGAGGCTGCCTGAAAGATTTTTAAAAGCGGAATTACCGACACTCATAAAGGAAAACGTCGTCGTTAGAATAACAGGTGATCGACATAACTTGCCTGATTATACGAAAAGGGCGGTCGATGAAGCCGTTGCTACCACAGCGAGTAATACAGGATTGGTGTTAAATTTTGCACTTAACTATGGAAGTCGTTCTGAAATTATAGATGGTATGAAATCTCTTTTTCAGGATGTACAGGATGGCAAATTAGCAATAGAAGACCTTTCTGAAGCCTCCTTTTCAAAACATTTAATGACAGCAGGGCTTGACGACCCAGATTTATTAATTCGGACGAGTGGCGAATTGCGATTGAGCAATTTTATGCTTTGGCAGCTTGCATATTCAGAGTTTTGGTTTACTGATGTGTTGTGGCCTGACTTTTCTCAAGAACATCTAGAAGAAGCTATTAAAGTTTATCAAAAAAGACAGCGGCGATATGGCGGAGTTTAG
- the tsf gene encoding translation elongation factor Ts: MAISAKMVKELRESTGAGMMDCKKALTETNGDMEKAVDYLREKGVAKAAKKADRVAAEGLAHIVTEGNKAVLVEINSETDFVSKNENFVNMVEQVARHILNNKPATVEEALEQSFDGDGDTLQGYITNQIAKIGEKLSLRRFAIVESGENEVFGSYIHMGGRIGVLTVLSGNVDEQVAKDVAMHVAAINPKYVSRDEVSEEEANHEREVLKQQALNEGKPENIVEKMVEGRLGKFFEEICLNEQPFVKDGDQKVGKYVSSKGGEVKTFYRYEVGEGMEKREENFAEEVMSQVKK, from the coding sequence ATGGCTATTTCAGCTAAAATGGTAAAAGAATTACGTGAAAGCACAGGTGCGGGGATGATGGACTGTAAGAAAGCCCTCACTGAAACTAATGGAGATATGGAAAAAGCAGTAGATTACCTTCGCGAAAAGGGTGTTGCTAAAGCTGCTAAAAAGGCAGATCGAGTGGCAGCTGAAGGACTTGCTCATATCGTAACTGAAGGAAATAAAGCTGTACTTGTTGAGATTAATTCTGAAACTGATTTTGTTTCTAAGAATGAAAACTTTGTTAATATGGTTGAACAAGTAGCTCGTCATATACTTAACAATAAGCCTGCGACTGTGGAAGAAGCCCTTGAACAATCGTTTGATGGAGATGGTGACACATTACAAGGCTATATTACGAACCAAATTGCTAAAATCGGGGAAAAATTATCACTGCGTCGATTTGCTATCGTAGAAAGTGGTGAAAATGAAGTATTTGGTAGCTACATTCATATGGGAGGACGTATTGGTGTATTAACTGTTCTTTCAGGTAATGTAGACGAGCAAGTTGCGAAAGATGTGGCTATGCACGTTGCAGCTATTAATCCTAAATATGTAAGCCGCGATGAAGTATCAGAAGAAGAAGCTAACCATGAGCGAGAAGTACTTAAACAACAAGCATTAAACGAAGGTAAGCCAGAGAACATTGTTGAAAAAATGGTTGAAGGTCGTCTTGGGAAGTTCTTTGAAGAGATTTGCCTAAACGAACAGCCATTTGTTAAAGATGGTGACCAAAAAGTTGGCAAATACGTTTCTTCTAAAGGTGGAGAAGTTAAAACTTTCTATCGATATGAAGTTGGTGAAGGTATGGAGAAACGTGAAGAAAATTTCGCTGAGGAAGTCATGTCTCAAGTTAAAAAATAA
- a CDS encoding chemotaxis protein CheC, producing the protein MIDLSKIGAQYLDILREVGNIGAGNAATALSQMLNKTIDMNVPAVRVVPFKEIGDTVGGEEAVVAAVFLLIEGDAPGNMFFMLPVNEASRFIQQLTGDPSIDFSDEPLNEMASSALNEVGNILAGSYLSALSDFTKLNLQPTPPAIAVDMTTAILSFGLVELSRAGDYAIVIDTEINEKNNDDTIRSKGHFFLLPDPDSLNKILQALGVPLDG; encoded by the coding sequence ATGATAGATCTGAGCAAAATTGGAGCGCAGTATTTAGATATTTTAAGGGAAGTTGGAAATATCGGTGCAGGCAATGCTGCTACGGCTCTCTCTCAAATGCTCAATAAAACAATTGATATGAATGTTCCGGCAGTTAGAGTCGTGCCTTTTAAAGAAATTGGTGATACTGTCGGGGGAGAAGAGGCAGTGGTTGCTGCGGTCTTTCTCCTTATTGAGGGAGATGCACCAGGCAATATGTTTTTTATGCTGCCAGTTAATGAAGCCAGCCGTTTTATCCAACAGTTAACAGGAGATCCTTCCATTGATTTTTCAGACGAGCCTTTGAATGAGATGGCATCCTCTGCATTAAATGAAGTTGGGAATATTCTCGCTGGCTCATATTTATCAGCGTTATCTGATTTTACTAAATTAAATTTACAGCCTACACCACCTGCCATTGCAGTGGATATGACGACGGCTATTTTATCTTTCGGTCTTGTGGAACTTTCACGTGCTGGTGATTATGCCATTGTCATAGATACCGAGATTAACGAAAAAAATAACGATGATACTATTAGGTCAAAAGGACACTTTTTCCTTTTACCTGATCCAGATTCATTAAACAAAATTCTGCAAGCGTTAGGAGTTCCGTTAGATGGGTGA
- a CDS encoding chemotaxis protein CheA, with protein sequence MEKNQYLDMFIDESTEHLQAMNDNLLKLENAPDDHSIIDEIFRSAHTLKGMAATMGYEDLASLTHQMENVLDGIRNGKIVADSHLLDVVFESVDDLEAMVNDIADGGEGKRDVTAVVAKLEKIENGVSVDEVAATVEKTTVPVKESSTGVRFDDFEITVLKQSKEQGFNAYYVNVLLREDVILKAARVFMAFEVLEQIGEVIKSVPSVDQLEEENFDLDFSVTLVTKESVEDVHSRIMKVSEIDRVDIVTIDADTINDQEQPSEGAVEPAEDILVEDTKDEKPSTSQQKESKGAQGTNKTIRVNIDRLDSLMNLFEELVIDRGRLEQISSDLKSSELTETVEHMSRISGDLQNIILNMRMVPVEQVFNRFPRMVRGIAKDLNKKVHLEIIGAETELDRTVIDEIGDPLVHLLRNSMDHGLEMPAKRLESGKSEEGQVTLKAYHSGNHVFIEVADDGAGINREKVLEKAIKSGVVSEENGATLTDNQVYELLFSSGLSTADKVSDLSGRGVGLDVVKNKIESLGGNVTVTSKPNEGTTFSIQLPLTLSIISVMLVEIQDEIYAVPLSSIIETAIIKKDEIMAAHNQKVIDFRGSVVPLLDLTEFFDVPVTKEDDDFYSIVIVRKGEKMAALVVNSFIGQQEIVLKSLGDYLTNVFAISGATILGNGQVALIIDCNSLIK encoded by the coding sequence ATGGAAAAAAATCAGTACTTAGATATGTTTATTGATGAGAGTACAGAACATCTTCAAGCGATGAATGATAACTTACTCAAGTTAGAGAATGCACCTGATGACCATTCAATCATTGATGAAATATTTCGTTCTGCGCATACACTTAAAGGGATGGCGGCTACGATGGGATATGAAGATCTAGCAAGCCTGACTCATCAAATGGAAAACGTGCTAGATGGTATTAGAAATGGAAAGATTGTCGCTGATAGTCACTTACTTGATGTCGTCTTTGAATCGGTTGATGACTTAGAGGCTATGGTTAATGATATTGCTGATGGTGGAGAAGGTAAACGGGATGTGACCGCTGTCGTAGCTAAACTTGAGAAAATTGAAAATGGTGTGTCTGTTGATGAGGTAGCAGCGACCGTTGAAAAGACTACAGTACCTGTAAAAGAATCAAGTACAGGTGTGAGATTTGATGATTTTGAAATTACAGTATTAAAGCAATCGAAGGAACAAGGATTTAACGCTTATTACGTCAATGTTCTTTTAAGAGAAGACGTCATTTTAAAAGCAGCTCGTGTCTTCATGGCATTTGAAGTTCTTGAACAAATTGGAGAAGTGATTAAGTCCGTCCCTTCTGTTGATCAGTTAGAGGAAGAAAATTTTGATTTAGATTTTTCGGTTACACTTGTTACAAAAGAATCTGTTGAAGACGTTCATAGTCGCATTATGAAAGTGTCAGAAATTGATCGCGTGGATATTGTGACGATCGATGCGGATACGATTAACGATCAGGAACAGCCATCAGAAGGGGCAGTAGAACCAGCGGAAGACATACTAGTAGAGGATACAAAAGACGAAAAACCTTCCACATCTCAGCAGAAAGAAAGTAAAGGTGCCCAAGGAACTAACAAAACGATACGTGTTAATATTGATCGTCTTGATAGTCTGATGAATCTTTTCGAAGAGTTAGTCATTGACCGAGGGCGACTTGAACAAATTTCTAGTGATCTCAAAAGCAGTGAATTAACTGAAACAGTTGAACATATGTCGCGAATTTCAGGAGACTTGCAAAATATTATTCTTAATATGCGAATGGTCCCTGTAGAACAAGTGTTTAATAGATTTCCACGTATGGTAAGAGGGATTGCAAAGGACTTGAATAAGAAAGTTCACTTAGAAATAATTGGTGCAGAAACTGAGCTTGATAGAACAGTGATTGATGAAATTGGCGATCCGCTCGTTCACTTGTTAAGAAACTCAATGGATCACGGACTTGAAATGCCAGCTAAACGGCTTGAATCTGGTAAGTCCGAAGAAGGACAAGTAACATTAAAAGCCTATCATAGTGGGAATCATGTTTTCATTGAAGTCGCTGATGATGGAGCCGGAATTAACCGAGAAAAAGTTCTTGAAAAAGCCATTAAAAGCGGTGTGGTTTCGGAAGAAAATGGCGCAACATTAACTGATAATCAAGTATATGAACTATTATTTTCAAGTGGTTTAAGCACAGCTGACAAAGTATCAGATTTATCAGGGCGCGGTGTAGGGCTTGATGTGGTCAAAAATAAAATTGAGTCACTCGGTGGTAACGTCACCGTAACATCTAAGCCGAATGAAGGAACCACATTCTCAATCCAATTACCACTCACATTATCGATAATTTCAGTTATGTTAGTTGAAATTCAAGATGAAATTTATGCAGTCCCACTTTCTTCGATTATTGAAACGGCCATTATTAAGAAGGATGAAATCATGGCTGCACATAATCAAAAAGTGATCGATTTCCGTGGAAGTGTTGTCCCACTACTTGATTTAACAGAGTTTTTTGATGTACCAGTTACAAAAGAGGACGACGACTTTTATTCTATTGTCATCGTGCGAAAAGGTGAAAAAATGGCTGCCCTAGTCGTTAATTCATTTATTGGTCAGCAGGAGATCGTCTTGAAATCGTTAGGGGACTATTTAACAAATGTGTTTGCTATTTCTGGAGCTACCATTCTAGGAAATGGTCAAGTTGCTTTAATCATAGATTGTAACTCATTAATTAAATAG
- a CDS encoding DUF6115 domain-containing protein produces the protein MIYLVLISLFLHLISFFIIVVLFQRLDNQKPLDKEKTLKEMEDLLISYTTEMKDNNERLARRMAHLTPSVKAPPLVTPKAPLEQKEPESSQMFTEEVDELQSSINDKEDVNGQVEETSDTKYAEYEPPLPPSEKEDIVEPSDTSKVLSLNKQGYTEQEIAKKLDMGAGEVALLLKFYKN, from the coding sequence ATGATTTATTTAGTCCTCATTAGCCTGTTTTTACATTTAATTAGCTTCTTTATCATTGTCGTGTTGTTCCAGCGTTTAGATAATCAAAAACCTCTTGATAAAGAAAAGACATTAAAAGAAATGGAAGATTTGCTTATTTCTTATACGACAGAAATGAAAGACAATAACGAAAGACTGGCAAGACGTATGGCGCATTTAACCCCCTCTGTTAAAGCACCGCCGTTAGTCACACCAAAAGCGCCATTGGAACAAAAAGAGCCAGAGTCTTCTCAAATGTTCACTGAAGAAGTAGATGAGCTTCAGAGCAGTATAAATGATAAAGAAGACGTGAACGGGCAAGTTGAAGAAACTAGCGATACAAAATATGCTGAGTATGAACCTCCTCTTCCCCCTTCAGAAAAGGAGGATATTGTCGAACCATCAGATACTTCTAAAGTATTATCGTTAAACAAACAAGGCTATACAGAGCAAGAAATAGCTAAGAAGTTGGATATGGGGGCAGGAGAAGTAGCCCTTCTGCTTAAATTTTACAAAAACTAA
- a CDS encoding FliA/WhiG family RNA polymerase sigma factor: MPRAKEAPTLENEWKRWQTDRDPVAGDRLVEAYLHLVEFHVQRISANLPRSVQVEDLRSHGLIGLYDALEKFDPGRELKFDTYASFRVRGAIIDGLRQEDWLPRSVRDRSKKIDQAIEALEQRHGRNISPAEVAEELGLKEDEVVHTMNESFFSNLLSIDEPTQDSEKNDTYSSTIVDQQTLTPEETLGKKAVYEELAEILKTLNRNEQLVISLFYFEEFTLTEIGEALNLSTSRISQIHSKTIFKLQQKLKNKVSDFFS, translated from the coding sequence ATGCCCCGAGCAAAAGAAGCACCGACGTTAGAGAATGAATGGAAGCGTTGGCAGACAGATCGAGACCCTGTAGCAGGTGACCGTTTAGTCGAAGCCTACTTGCACCTTGTGGAATTTCATGTTCAAAGAATAAGTGCAAATTTACCACGTAGCGTTCAGGTTGAGGATCTTAGAAGTCACGGTTTAATCGGTCTCTATGATGCCTTGGAGAAATTCGATCCAGGGCGTGAACTAAAATTTGATACGTATGCCTCGTTTCGTGTTCGTGGGGCTATTATCGATGGTTTAAGACAAGAAGACTGGCTTCCGAGATCGGTTCGTGACAGGTCTAAGAAAATTGACCAGGCGATAGAAGCGCTAGAGCAAAGACATGGAAGAAATATTTCACCAGCAGAAGTAGCAGAGGAGTTAGGGTTAAAAGAGGATGAAGTTGTTCATACGATGAATGAATCTTTCTTCTCTAATTTATTATCCATTGATGAACCTACCCAGGATTCAGAGAAAAATGATACGTACTCTTCAACCATTGTGGACCAGCAAACCCTCACCCCTGAAGAGACGCTTGGAAAAAAAGCGGTCTATGAGGAGCTGGCGGAGATTTTAAAAACTTTAAACCGCAATGAGCAGCTCGTGATTTCGCTATTTTATTTTGAAGAATTTACGCTAACTGAAATTGGTGAAGCGTTGAATTTATCCACATCTAGAATTTCCCAAATTCACTCTAAAACCATTTTCAAGCTTCAACAAAAATTAAAGAATAAAGTTAGCGATTTCTTTTCATAA
- the rpsB gene encoding 30S ribosomal protein S2, which translates to MAVISMKQLLEAGVHFGHQTRRWNPKMDRYIFTERNGIYIIDLQKTVKKVDEAFNFVRDLAAQGGTMLFVGTKKQAQDSVKEEAERCGMYFINQRWLGGTLTNFDTIRKRIARLVQLETMQEDGTFDVLPKKEVVLLKKEMDRLEKFLGGIKEMDRLPDALFIIDPRKERIAVAEAHKLNIPIVGIVDTNCDPDEIDYVIPGNDDAIRAVRLLTAKMADAIIEANQGEETTA; encoded by the coding sequence GTGGCAGTGATTTCCATGAAACAATTATTAGAAGCTGGGGTTCATTTCGGACATCAAACACGTCGTTGGAACCCAAAAATGGATCGCTACATCTTCACAGAAAGAAACGGTATTTATATTATTGACCTACAAAAGACGGTCAAGAAAGTTGACGAAGCATTTAACTTCGTGCGCGACTTAGCTGCACAAGGTGGTACAATGCTTTTTGTAGGAACGAAAAAGCAAGCTCAAGATTCTGTTAAAGAAGAAGCTGAGCGTTGTGGTATGTACTTTATTAACCAACGTTGGTTAGGTGGTACACTCACAAACTTTGACACAATCCGTAAACGTATTGCACGACTTGTTCAACTTGAGACGATGCAAGAAGATGGCACATTTGATGTCCTTCCTAAAAAGGAAGTTGTTCTTCTAAAGAAAGAAATGGACCGTCTTGAAAAATTCCTTGGAGGAATTAAAGAGATGGATCGTTTACCTGATGCGTTATTTATCATCGATCCTCGCAAAGAGCGTATCGCTGTAGCTGAAGCGCATAAATTAAATATTCCAATCGTCGGTATTGTGGACACTAACTGTGACCCTGACGAAATTGATTATGTTATCCCAGGTAACGATGATGCAATTCGTGCGGTTCGCCTTTTAACAGCGAAAATGGCAGATGCTATCATTGAAGCAAACCAGGGTGAAGAAACAACTGCTTAA
- a CDS encoding DUF342 domain-containing protein, with product MEELHEILAIEISRDKMSAKLKQLQPLPEEITVDDLKKFVKENGVTYGLFEEVIEKIVTGNDTLPTIIARGLDPVDGENAYIWSILEELQDEDNTQQNDQEDINLKKVIEIPSVKNGELVGKKIEATEEKNGVNVYGEDVKAKPGRDLKLRPGKNTRVDGLEIFSTIDGQISVEPKVIHVFPIYEVNGDVDMKVGNIDFIGNVNIRGNVPSGFEIKAQGDIRVHGSVEAAILKAGGSIFIQQGVVAQGGGIISAEGDVETSFLNQANIEAGGDVKVTKSILHSTVKAQGYVYCNQNRGNIVGGSISSGKGIEVNEVGNHMNTPTTLFLGVSEEAVASESKYKTQMLQAQENTQKLGVLLKNIVDKEKTSSLTAKEKVMKLKIKNSLMDANKELNSAKDKLDEIKELFENQDQAEIRIIKAIHANTDLHFGKYRRKIVTTHENVLFKLDRSEISFEPL from the coding sequence ATGGAGGAGTTACACGAGATTTTAGCTATAGAGATAAGTAGAGATAAAATGTCGGCTAAGTTAAAACAGTTACAGCCATTGCCTGAAGAGATAACGGTCGATGATTTAAAAAAATTTGTTAAAGAAAATGGTGTTACATATGGCCTTTTTGAAGAAGTTATTGAGAAAATAGTGACCGGAAATGACACTTTACCAACCATCATTGCTAGAGGACTTGATCCTGTTGACGGGGAGAACGCATATATTTGGTCAATTTTAGAAGAGTTGCAAGACGAAGATAACACTCAACAAAACGATCAAGAAGATATCAATTTAAAAAAAGTTATCGAAATACCTTCTGTTAAAAATGGCGAATTAGTCGGAAAAAAAATAGAAGCGACTGAAGAGAAAAATGGTGTTAATGTGTATGGCGAGGATGTAAAGGCTAAGCCTGGACGTGATCTAAAGCTACGCCCAGGAAAGAACACCCGGGTTGACGGACTAGAAATATTCTCAACAATCGACGGACAGATTTCCGTTGAACCTAAAGTGATTCATGTTTTCCCTATTTACGAGGTTAATGGGGATGTAGACATGAAAGTTGGAAACATTGATTTTATTGGCAATGTTAATATTAGAGGAAATGTTCCTTCTGGTTTTGAAATTAAGGCTCAAGGAGATATAAGGGTACATGGCTCGGTAGAAGCGGCGATATTAAAAGCAGGGGGCTCAATATTTATTCAACAAGGAGTCGTAGCCCAAGGAGGCGGTATAATATCTGCCGAAGGGGATGTAGAGACATCATTTTTAAATCAGGCTAATATCGAGGCTGGTGGAGATGTAAAGGTCACTAAATCAATTTTACACAGCACCGTTAAAGCTCAAGGTTATGTATACTGCAATCAGAATAGAGGTAACATTGTGGGCGGCTCTATCTCATCCGGGAAAGGCATTGAGGTTAATGAGGTAGGTAATCATATGAATACACCGACTACCCTTTTTCTCGGTGTGAGTGAGGAAGCAGTAGCATCTGAAAGCAAATATAAAACACAAATGCTTCAAGCACAAGAAAATACTCAAAAGCTAGGTGTTTTGCTGAAAAACATCGTGGATAAAGAGAAAACATCATCTTTAACTGCCAAAGAAAAGGTGATGAAATTAAAAATAAAAAATTCTTTAATGGATGCTAACAAAGAATTAAATAGTGCAAAAGATAAGCTAGATGAGATCAAAGAACTATTCGAAAATCAAGATCAAGCTGAAATCCGAATCATTAAAGCCATTCACGCAAATACAGACTTACATTTTGGTAAGTATAGAAGAAAAATTGTCACAACACATGAAAACGTGCTCTTTAAACTAGATCGTAGTGAAATTTCGTTTGAACCATTATAA
- the frr gene encoding ribosome recycling factor translates to MSTDILNNAKEKMNKSVESYQRELSTLRAGRANPSLLDKVQVEYYGMMTPLNQLASITVPEGRMLLIQPFDKSSISDIERAIQMADLGLSPSNDGNIIRITIPALTEERRNELVKLVGRYSEEAKVAVRNVRRDANDELKKLQKDGELTEDELRRSQEDVQKLTDNTIKTIDDIAKVKEEEIREV, encoded by the coding sequence ATGTCAACGGATATTTTGAACAATGCTAAAGAAAAAATGAATAAGTCAGTAGAATCTTATCAAAGAGAGCTTTCCACACTGAGAGCAGGACGAGCTAACCCTTCCCTACTAGACAAAGTCCAAGTTGAATATTATGGTATGATGACACCATTAAACCAGCTTGCGTCTATAACGGTACCAGAAGGTAGAATGCTGCTTATTCAACCATTTGATAAATCATCAATATCGGATATTGAAAGAGCTATTCAAATGGCCGACCTTGGATTATCTCCGTCAAATGATGGAAACATTATACGAATCACCATTCCTGCTTTAACTGAAGAACGCCGTAACGAACTTGTCAAACTTGTCGGTAGATATTCAGAAGAAGCAAAAGTAGCCGTTAGAAATGTTCGTCGTGATGCAAATGACGAACTGAAAAAATTGCAAAAAGACGGTGAACTTACAGAAGACGAATTACGCCGCTCACAAGAGGATGTTCAAAAGCTGACAGATAATACGATTAAAACCATTGATGATATAGCTAAAGTAAAAGAGGAAGAAATAAGAGAAGTCTGA
- the pyrH gene encoding UMP kinase: MEETTYNRIVLKLSGEALAGDQGYGIDPTMIQSIAEQIKDIIALDVEVAIIVGGGNIWRGMAGSAKGMDRATADYMGMLATVMNSLALQDSLENIGVQTRVQTSIEMRQVAEPYIRRRAIRHLEKKRVVIFAAGTGNPYFSTDTTAALRAAEIEADVILMAKNKVDGVYSADPSKDANAQKYEQLTYLDLLKDGLAVMDSTASSLCMDNNIPLIVFSISENGNIKRAVTGDHIGTLIRGK, translated from the coding sequence ATGGAGGAGACAACATACAATCGTATTGTGTTAAAATTAAGTGGAGAAGCTCTGGCTGGTGACCAAGGATATGGGATAGATCCCACCATGATTCAGTCTATTGCTGAGCAAATTAAAGATATTATTGCTCTAGATGTAGAAGTAGCCATTATTGTTGGTGGCGGAAACATTTGGCGGGGAATGGCTGGAAGTGCTAAAGGAATGGATAGAGCCACCGCTGATTATATGGGTATGCTTGCGACAGTCATGAACTCTCTAGCACTTCAGGACAGCTTAGAAAATATCGGTGTCCAGACGAGGGTGCAAACCTCCATTGAAATGAGACAGGTAGCAGAACCATACATAAGACGTCGCGCTATTAGACATTTAGAAAAGAAACGAGTAGTGATCTTTGCTGCTGGTACAGGAAATCCTTATTTTTCTACGGATACAACAGCGGCATTAAGAGCAGCAGAAATTGAAGCGGATGTTATCCTTATGGCTAAGAATAAAGTAGATGGTGTTTATAGTGCCGACCCATCAAAAGACGCTAATGCGCAAAAGTATGAACAGTTAACATACTTAGATCTATTAAAAGACGGTTTAGCTGTTATGGATTCAACGGCATCCTCACTATGCATGGACAATAATATACCACTTATTGTTTTCTCAATCTCTGAAAACGGTAATATTAAACGTGCAGTAACTGGAGACCACATTGGAACACTTATAAGGGGGAAGTAA